Below is a window of Brassica napus cultivar Da-Ae chromosome A5, Da-Ae, whole genome shotgun sequence DNA.
CAAATCAAAGGAAAAGAATTAATTTTCTATTATATCTaaccaaaaacatcattaactaTTCACCTAATcataattcaaccaataaaaacactaactggataatataaaaaaaaatgaataaaattgcattgaaaattgaaaattaaaaatgtcaTCTAATTTGAAGTGAAAAGAATTCTCTAAAAtgtcatatattaaaaacaaagcGACTTTGTTCTACAAACAAAAACACTAGAAAATTTTCTGATTTGTATAGAATTGTCAAAGTACAAGTTACTTATCTAACATATCAATTTGATTGTTTTACCATGCAAAACCGAAATATGCAACCGACACAGCTTACAATGTTCTGAATTCAATTTGAAAACAACTTAAAAATATAGTAGTTATGATTAATACCTCTTATTAACAAGGAAGCGAATGCTCACTTCATCATCTGTGACAAAAATTTACTTTGACAACTCAATACAAATCATCAAAGATTTCAGAAGCATGATAAGAGTCAACTTTAAAGCATGAGctcgagcaaaaaaaaaaacgccaATACCGCTCAGGGGATGATCTCTAAGTAAATccaactaaaaacaacattttgaTGTCTTCCAAACTGTCTACATATTCTGAACTCAGTCTTGGTATTTGGCAAATTTATAGAACACAATCTTATTGAAATTTAGAAAAGGccaaacttcttttttttgaaacactgaAAAGGCCAAACTAAAACTGCATTTTTTTACAACAATTGCATGCAACATTTAAACGAAAAAATAAGTGCATGTCATCTCTCCCTCTTATAATATATGCTTGACGTTAAAAAGTTTGTAAATTTGTAaggtttgaaaattaaatacgCGCGGAAGATGACCTAGTATTAATAGAGATAGATAGAGATGTCATCAGCAGAGTAATGAGTCAATTCTAAAATGTTACTTGTTAAATGTCTCTTAATTAACGTTTATGAACTAAAAAGTTTGACCAAATACGTTAATTAAAAAAGCAAGTAATATTCGTATAAATTTATTGAACTAAATATAAATGATCCTCGACTCTGCGTTACAATACATTGATACATCTGTATATATAACTCATTCAACAATTACAAACAACATCATGTTAGTTCAAACACTCTCTTATACCACAAAAATGGATATTCCAAAGCGATACCTATTACTTTTCATATTGATTATCTTTGTAACTACAGATCTATCACATGCTGAAATAAAGGTAGAAATCGTCAACGATCTTGGTAATAAAATGAAGTTTCATTGTAAATCAAAGGACATTGATCTTCGTGACCAGAGATTGCAACCCGGTGGGTCGTGGTCATTTCAGTTTCAGCGTAATTTCTTTGGAAGGTCATTGTTTTTCTGTTCTTTTGATTTGCCAAATGGAAGGCGTTGGTTCGACATATATGAAGAGCCCCGAGATTACATAGGTTTCTCGATTCATTATTTGTGGAGGATAGGACCATATGGACCTTGTAAGTATACCATCTACAAGTATACCTTGCACAGCCACGTGGAAATATGGAATGAGGGTTGTTTTTCTTGGAATAAAAAGTAGTTCTTTAAAACACATAACAAGATGAAAGTAATCATATGTCTTTACTATGCTCACAAGCCtcgaatataatataaaataaaacataccgATATTTTTGTTACCTTAATTTTAAGTTGATAATTATTGATATGTTTTAAATCACTTGGTACAAGAGATAGCCATGATCTCGCAAGTGTATGCTGCTTTTTATATAGACTGCGACTTTCAGTTCACTTACCATTATTAAATCTAAACCtgcaatttatattaaatataaattataaaatgattgtgtttagaaatatattaaataattatttaatatatataaattttaaaaatgtatattatcatttatataagataatttttttttgcaaagtaGAAACGAATACCCGCGTGGGTGCGTGAGTCAAGCTCTAGTTAACTTTAAAAAATCGGTTTTGGTTATTTAATaccaatcccctatatattaatcctggagcattacaacatattttcgtagcaacgtgtcatcacgagaatgattcttagaattgttagaaaaataagttggtccatataaacatatactatgctTCTTATTAAACTAACTGTCAAATTCATTAGTAgtatacaaaagaatattttttcttttcttaagtaaaagttttgaaattaactaatatggttaacatatatatgataattaatgattataaataatacatatttgataacaatttttctaacctctctcttttatatttaattttataatattaaaagaaattaaacaatcacattaagcatataataaaaattttagtttttttcttttatgttatattttgaatttttaaaaacgtctataaattactaaaaatggtaaaagtctcacattgaaaattttgtgatcaatggtttaacttttttttgttcaagcaagatacaaatgatgatcatatatcgtaggggtgggcgttcggatacacGTCCAGGTTCGTATCGGATATTTTAGTATAAAGGTATAAaatccgttcggatatttcCACTCTTCGAGCCGGTTTtgggtattttatgttcgggtttggatatttttggccgggttcgggtatttaaattttgaagaaaaaataaataaatgattcatttttaagtttttttatttaaaatatattttaactggttttctatttttttaaaaaaaattaaactattaataggtttggagatacaacttaaaaaatttaaagacattaatttagttgttgttttgaaattttagatgcaacttttgttaatacaagaaacaagagcttgatatatatatatatatatatatatatatatatatatatttaagtgagtagcaaataattttgtccataattatatgtatattatctaattttgagcaataaacatcattaatataaatattttgaataaaatgagagaagtaaactagaaatatagggttaagtatatttatgtttggttatcttcggatattcaTTCGAGTTCGAATATTACTCGTTTAGATTCAAATATTACCCGAACTGGTAAAATAAGTAAtctgttttgttgttctagaattagatgatttttagaccaaaATGGGGAATATATACtaaacatacatttatatttggagtctgcacttatattttctataacagcttgatatattgGATTTGAACACTAATCTGTTAATATTTGCcggtgatttttttcaaaattttgattcttatatatgtatctggagtgaaactaatttttacagatgtccatgtttttttttaaattgacacttatttaattcactgaattcatagaagaagttaaaaaaaaaaaacttaactcatatcaataaaacaaaTACGAGAAtgaaagcacaattttatagaagtaaaaaatgaattcatttatggagagtcaatagtaaacaaatcaagAGCAGAAAACTTAATCCCCTTTCGTCgttatacaatcgatgttgcatatttggttttgatgatttgtgtcagccgcaaaacttaatatatttttttatgcatatgaagttttaaaataattaaaatgagatgtaaaaagttaactcttcaacaacgataatatatttaagagactAACATTTGTATTCTGTCATTTTATAACCGATGAAGATTacagtgttgcaaaatgttaaaaacatttaataaaCAAAGATTATTATAAAATCTCACCCGGCGGTTATCATCTGGTCCGTAATTGTTTTAAACCACACGAATCTTAACGGGCCATGTGTCTCCATCATCAAGAGAAAAATAATTCACTGAGCAAGACATTTGATTACTTGATTCAAACGAACATCCTAATACGTTATAGAAAAgctatatatgttaataatgtAAAAAGATACTGATTAAGTGATAACCACGAAGTGGATAATATTCTTGAACATGAGAAAACGCAAATCATCCAATGAGAACTACAGTTGTGTCTGTAAAAAGGAgctaagtaaatattatatggTAACTTAGGaggcaaaatattattttagacaCGAGACATGCCGAGTTTGCGTTCAAACAAGCGACGCAGAAGATAAACTTGGAGGACACTTGCCCCGATCAACGCAAACGACTCGAACAAAGCTTTGTGTACTGCTCTCTTGCTCATGTTCTCGTTCACtgcaaggaaaagaaaaaaaaaacatagcaaAAATTTTACTTGCAGaagctaagaaaaaaaaaaacagattttaaGGAGAACAATTGTTACCAATAGCTTGACGGTCGGTCTGAGCCTCTAACCAATGTTGTTCAAACTGGATGTTGTAAAGAGCTTCCTCTAACTTCGATATTTGCTCCATCAAGGGAGTGAAATGCTCTGCCCAAAATCatatattcattttaaataacTTATTACCCCCAAACGATACAAAACCAATCTGACAACCCTCACCATCTTTTGCGTGCTGGTCGTAGTACGCAAAGTGACCAAGCTGTACATCAAAGTCAATGGTTTCATGATAAGGAGACTTGTTTGTGAAACAGAAACGGTAAACCCCTTTCTTTTGGACAACAAAGTCGTGCTTGGCACTTATCTGCTCCCTGAAGTCATGAATCTGTTCCCCTGCTGGACCGTGTATCTGTCATATtagccacaaaaaaaaaaaaaattgtgtaatgCGTTTGTTATTCGTTACTCAAACGTACACAAGAGATCTGTAACTATAGTCACAATCAAATTATCAACAATCTCACAAGGTACAGCTTCAAAGAGATATCATTTTCTATATCAATATAACAGCGTACAGAGCTAATTAATACTTTATTTAACAAAATGCAGATTCTAAAGATTGTAACAAGTCTATTGAGTAAAAGGGTTAGGTCATACCACAAGATCTACACCATCCTCGTTAAAATGCCATTGAGAATCAGACTTGATGACGACGAAAGAGACATGAAGAGTATCGCCTTCATACTCAGCCTTGTGGGAGAAACATTCTTCTCTGTCTATCACGAATCTAATCCCTAACGCTGCGTGGAAGCTCCACACGAGGCCTAGTATTAGGATCGTGGCCTTCATGCTCATCTAAAACAGATAAATATTGAATTTCATTTCAATTTAAGGAAAACGTAATTCAATTAACGATCCACGATTAGATATTTCTCCAAATCCAATTGAATTGATTCCGATTTCGATTCTTACGAGGTGATGGAGTTCAGATCGAGAGACTAACCTTGCAAAATGAGAGAAGCGAGGGGGATGAAACGAAGAGGAGTGATGTATAGATTGGATGGAAATTCGATCTGGTCGAAGAGAGATTGATCGGAGAAGAAGACGGTGTGGGAGAGAAAGGAGCGAGTTCTTTCAGAATCGGACACGATGAAAGCCTGTTTTGACTGTGGGGCAGGCAGTTTCGTGACCCGTACAAAACATCATTAACTATAAACGATGTCGCACTATTCTTCGTTTAGCTTTTTGGTCAGCGGCTTTACGTGGCCTGATTTGATTGGCGGTGTATTGCCACATCACTAGATACCATATAActtcataaattattttggaaaaagaaaatcaaaacgTTTAACCCGatgacattaattttttttaacatgtgAATAATAATGATTGTTAAAACACTTAACTCCactgttggttttttttttacgattgtTGACATTTTCAGCTTATATTGGTGCATTAATTATTATTGAaatctatttataatatttattaatttgataattCTATAGAATTTTGTGAGTCTAATAACATTAGTGATATTGATGGTTATATTCTAAATAATTTAACttgaaatacaaaattttgagaaTACTACCTATAAAAATGCAAAGTATTTCATAAATTTTCTCAATGTTCAAATTTCTTTCTAacagttcttttttttcaaatttaacatCAGTTTTTATAATCAACCAACTGCATATAAATTGAAACCCACAAATCTGTCTAAACAACAATCATTAGTCGAATTTATTGCAACATTATGATGTTAATTTTACGGCTTTTTGTAATTATCCGCtaaataaaaggaaagataaaGCCATCATTTGTaattatcaaaagaaaaaaaaaagattagagaTTCATGAATTTAGAAGAGAGCCCTACGCTTCCAAAAACCACACTCCTAATTTTTTGATATTCCCCTTTCTCGCCCCCTCCTCCTTCTTCCTCCAACTAGTTTCAAATCTCCACCCTCTCCTCTCTCCTGCTCATTCATCACCCGCGTATTCGTtatacatacacatacacaggAGGGGGCTACTCAGACCTTCTCGGTCTGGTCCCAGAGATTCAATTACCAGAAAGCTACATTCGTTtgtaaaagaaagagagagagagagagaggatggtTGGGAGTGGTGCTAGGGTTTCGATTGGGGCGGATACGAGGAAGACGATTCAGACCATCAAGGAGATCACTGCTGGGAACTACAGCGAGGATGAGATTCACGCAATGCTCCTTGATTGCAGTATGAATCCCGATGAGGCTGCTCAACGCCTTCTTCTTCAGGGTATATATCAATCTTGTTTGATCCC
It encodes the following:
- the LOC106452949 gene encoding transmembrane emp24 domain-containing protein p24beta2; this translates as MSMKATILILGLVWSFHAALGIRFVIDREECFSHKAEYEGDTLHVSFVVIKSDSQWHFNEDGVDLVIHGPAGEQIHDFREQISAKHDFVVQKKGVYRFCFTNKSPYHETIDFDVQLGHFAYYDQHAKDEHFTPLMEQISKLEEALYNIQFEQHWLEAQTDRQAIVNENMSKRAVHKALFESFALIGASVLQVYLLRRLFERKLGMSRV